AGTCGGTTGAGTGTGCCGTACCGTTCgttgatggttttgttttgttctacgcTTGTCTGGTGGCTTTGAAGCTGACGATACGGTCACAACGAGGAAGCTACAACAGTTTCCAACTGGGTGTGCATCTTCCAACCGGGACAGATACCAAACCGTGTAATGAGCCTGTCTGTCTTGCTGTGTATCACTGCACCCGATGCCTTCTACGTGCCATTTTAGTCGCGTTCCCGGCATGTGAAGTTAAACAGGAACAACCAGGGCCAGCAACGATATATTACGTGTCTGAGCAATGCTGCACGTCAATTTCTGTTGGCGTCGTCGAAGAATGTATACACTTATTTCCTTTCCGGTGGGAGGTTTCTTTGTTCTAAGTCGAATTGCAATCGCATTGGGTGAAGTGATATATTAACATTGTAACTAATTTGTAACGTTTCTTCCGATGTAGTTTCGACGATAATGAAGTCCGTGCGTGATGTTGATCTATTACCACGATCATCTATCAATTGCTGTTCTAAATTCTTCTCTTCTCTATCCTAAGATTGTTTTGAGAGTTATATCGCAAATATTTTGCTACACTTTTAACTCACTCCTAATCATCGatttcaatccaaaacgaattataaaacactgtcactctcttttgCACGATTTCCTGTATTACTCAATGTAtacaatccaacaagagaaacaaatCCTCTGGCGGGCATTAAAATCCGAAAAGCATTTCAGGCATTTttctgcgctaccaatacaccctTGAGTGAGtgtaaacgcaaaagagtggttaaaggagccataaaaaaaactcctcgtgctgatttatactgaTTCACTCTCGCgcaggtttcaactcactcactcactcttactcagcgcgcacatctctaGTCCACACCCTAGCAGGAGAGCGCTTAGCAGTTAATCAGCACTACATCTGTAATCCAAATGCAGTCCCAAGCTCGCATTGCCCAAACACGGGGAAACATCTTGGAGCCCTTCATTCAACCGCATCTGTTGGTGTCAACAAGATGTGGGGATAAGGAGAACACGGTGCACCAAACCGTCATCGTGATCGAGCCGGCATTTACACGTtccgctgttgttgtttccccccccccttggAACGATAGATTGGAGTGGCCACGGGAGGAAGGTACGGAATGCTACGGGTTCCAATAAAATGCATTCCTCGCATGCACGTCGTGGCGTCTTCGTCAGTGTGTTATGctcgtttggtttttttttgttactgttgTCGTCAAGGTAAGCGAAGCTAGCATCAAATTCGTACGTCCAAAGGTGGAACGCTTCGCATACTAGAAGTGTGCTTAATTCTATTTAGGGCAGCTATTCAGATCGCACCTTTAGGGTGACATTTGTATTCGTTGTGTGCTCCGGTGGTGCAGAGTTGCTGCCGGATAGATATGGTTGATATATATTCAAATTAAGATAATCGTGGGATCGGTTCAATGGGAGCAATGCCTGAAATCAAGACATTATCGTTACATTAACAATGACGTGACAAGCAAACCTTCTTCATTGATAATTCTATTCATCAGATAAAATGTCAATGAGCTATGATTCTATTGAATCCACCAAATTCTAGTTAAACGAAGTCAAGATGCtaacaattattttaattggGGCGACCCGGTGGCATGAAGGTAGCGGCGAAAACGAATGGACCGAGCCTAAATCTCATCCGGATCAATAGCAAGTACAGACTTATCAGGCTTAATGGTAAAAATCAGGCTTAATGGTATGGCTTTCGGTATGTTTGATTCTTACACGGTTCTTAGTTCAAGTGAAACTACATACGATCGTCGTAACGCAACGCAAGAAGCCCAAACGTAGCGCCAATACCACACAGGAGATTAAATGTCAAAAGGTTGCACCAGAAGCGCACCATGCGGAATCATCTCCCGGGACGTCTCGTGCGGCACAGAGCCTTCGTGAGAAGTTGTCGTGTCGTGGAACCAAACCCCAGTTCGCGCTGCAGCGGTGGGCCCTCTGGGCTGGTGCAGACAGAGACTGGCAGGTTGGAAAATAGGATTGGCAGATTCCATCCGGCAAACCGGCACGATCGTCCTACCCCTGTGTGGATACAGCGGTCGGGAAAGACCGTGGGAAGGAAGGTCCTATATATATCGAATCCGAACCAGTTGCCAGCATCCAGTGCACCAAAGGCATCCGAACGGCTTTGAAACTCCAAACTCCTCCGAATGTGCGTCCCGTGAGTTACAAGTGGCGCGTACTATCTTGCTGACTGATCTGCATCTGACTAGCGCACCCGCACCAGCACTGCTCTCAAACTGCTCCTGTTCTACTGATCAACCATCGTTTCCCTGTTATCATGTCGATTAAGGTGCTAGTGTTGTTTGGGGTGATGCTGAGTGTGTGCGTAGTTCGTCTGCATGCGGCACCGCAAGCAGAGAAATATGAAGCAGTAAGTAGCAATATCAGTTGTGTTGTGATCCATTGTGTGAAGAATCGGTAGTAATGTTGAGTCCAGATTCaggaatctgaatgaatctttgaactggaTTTCTGTTTGAGAGTCATGAATCGTGAAAGCATCATCTGTTGAGAGTCGTTTCCTGATCTGCATGACTCCTCACTCACTAAAGATACATAGGAATGACTCTTCTCGAAAGATTCATTAACCACAACACTATTCTGTAGTAGTGTTAAACCTCAAGAGTTGCACAGAATAACGCATTAATCGACGCTAGTGAGCTTCTGTCGATCCTCTTGAACTACGGAACTccaagacaaaacaaaaaaccctatCTCAGAGCATCGTACTACATCCTCGAATTTCCTCTCTTCTAGTACGAATACAAGTACGAAGTGAAGGACCCCGAGAAGCAGCTGTTCTTTGACAAAAACGAAGCAGGAGATACTGCTGGCAAGGTATGTTGTTGCATGGTGGTGGAGTGTTTTCTCCTTACAGCCTAGTGTGTCCAGTGGCTACAGCTATTTTCCGTGACAGGTGACGGGACGATACTCTGTGTGGTTGCCCGACGGTCGGCTCATGACCATCAAGTACATCGTGGATAAGGAGGGTGGCTTCCAGCCGGAAGTCGATTTCCAGGACAATGCGAACCCACTGTCCGGCTAGTGAGCAACGTTTCCAATTTCCCGATGCTGTCAACCCTCGCCCCTTTGACGCTTGGAACGGATTGGTGCTTGGATTCTTGGACCTGAGCCGTTTACTGACAACGGTGGAAGGAAaggttatttaatttatattgtgAGTCGCTACGTTCACCGTCGAACTGGATGTATAGGATATTGTAAATAAAGTTACCTCCTTAGTCGGTTTGTCTGCAAAGTGTAAACAGATTATCTCTCAATTGATATATATCAGCAAGTACACTATAAACCAAAAGATAATATCTATCGGATCTTCCTGTGACAAACTTCCATTGTGTTCATGTCTGAGTAGTGAATGAAAAACTTTATTTCCCGAATGCTTGATACAGATTGTTTAAAACTACATCGCAAATTGGCTCGATTGCCAATACATGTTACGCACTTTCACTATAAAATCGCATTTTCGAAATGACATGTTTACcgattcattaaaataaactttaagTAAGCATAGTTTTGGTTGTTATTGAGTGAATATTTCAAACACGATTTGATAAATGAAGGGTATCATACTAAGAATGAACTGAATCATTATTCTGTGCTAGTGACAGAATCATAAATCCATGTACAATATAACGCGTTGTCGCTAATCGACGACCCACGCTTCCATGCACtaacaattcaattaaataatatcaaaATGTTATGCTAGTTAcgtaaatcaaatcaaaatacCCTCATATGTCTACAGATTGTACTCCAGTTCATAGCGAACGTACTGATTTTTGGGATCGTTCGTGATGCGTGGATAGCCCGCGATGAGTGCATCCTGGGCGCCGATGTACAGCGAGTTGTAAATTTTCCAGTACACATCGCGCACCTTCCGGGCCGGGTGGAACAATCCCTGCAGCGTGTACTGCAGTATCTTGATCGGACCGAGCGCCACCCGCAGTCCCTCGACCGCGTCCATGAACGCCTGCACCAGATGGGGCGAGGTTTCGAAGATGTTCGGCCACACGTAGTTCAGCAGATGGATGAGCGCATCCTCGCACCCGAACCCATACACACCGAGCGACATGTGCTTGATCGCGGCACATGCCGTCTGACGGTGGACTAGATCGCGATCCATCAGCGCGTCCTCCAATAGCGGACAGACGGCGTAGATGTAATCCTTGCCCATCTCGCCGATGTACTCGAACAGGAAGGACAGCGACTTGAGCACACCGTTCTGTACGTTCAGCTCCGGCACGCGGTACTCGTTCATGAGGGCGGGCAGCACGGTGAACGGACGGCACGTTTCCGCCACGATCGCGATGGCCACGGTCGTGCAGACCCGGTTCTGACGCTCCTGCACCTTCAGGTTGTTGAGCAGCGTGGCGAGCACATCGTGGGGACCGATTGCCTTGGCGATGTAGCCGAACGTGTTCACCGTGGCACGCCGAATCGCCTTCTTGTGCGCCTTCAGCAGCTCAAGCAGCTCGAAGCAGATGCGCATCCACTCGCGGGCGGACACGTACTCCGGTCCTCGATCTGCGATACGGCCCACTAGATCGATACAGTTCTCCTGCACCTTCTCGTGCCGGTTCTTCAGGATGGGCGTCAGCCGGGGCAGCAGATCCTTGATCGGTGGTGTCATCTTCGTCATACCGATCACGTTCACGATCGCCTTCAGGGCGCCCAGAATCGAACCGAGCACCTCCGGATACTCCTCGCCGAGGTACTCGTACAGTACCACACCGAGATGGCCCATCAGCTTCTCCTCCTGGCACGTCTTCATCACCACGGCAATGCGCGAGATCAGATCAGCGGCCTGCTGGCGCACCTTGGCCGATTTGTTGTTCAGTCGCCACAGGATGGTACCGCAGATCTGTGGCAGGTACGGCTTGACGCGCTTGCTCAGCTGGTTCACAACCGTGCCGAACCCGTTCAGCATCACCACGTCCTCGGTCGTTTGCTCCTGGAACGCGTACAGTATGCCGTCGATCAGCTGTTCCTCCAGGCGCGAATCGATGTCGGCGGCACCGAGGTTCGCCATGATCTTCTCGATCGTTTCCATTACCATCTTGCGGTACTGTTCGTTCTCGTCCTTCAGGTCGTCCACCACGCGGTTGATGATCTCGGACGCACCGACCTTGTTCGCGATCTCGACCGTCGTATCGACCAGCTGCCGGTAGTTGCGTCGGTCCAGCGCCATCCGATGGTTCCAGAAGTGCTTGAAGAAGTGCGGCAATATCTCCTCCTTGATGTACTGCGCCTCGACACCGTCCGTCGCGCAGCACTGCTTCACCACCTTCAGCACAATCTTCTTCATCTCCTCGTCTGGCGATTGAAACTCGCGGATCAGAATCAGCATCACCTCGCGCGTGTAGTAGTTCGCGTATTCTGCATCCATCAGCGGGATCAGATATCCGATGGCTTTCAGGAACGCCGCCAAACCCTTGCCACGGTGCGTCCGAATGCCCTTCCACAGCGGCTTCAGCACCGAATCGAACGATTCGATGCCGTACGGTGTGGCTGCCTCGGCCAGGGCAGCTAACGCGAGTGCCGTGATAGTGCGCACCTTCTGCTGCTCGTCCACCAAACCATGCTCGATGATTTCGACCAACGACTTCAGATGAGGCAGTATCGCACAGCCCATCAGAATGGCTATCTGCTGCACGATCTTGATGCCGGTGTGACGCGCCTGCCACGATTTCTTGCTCTTGCAGACTGCCTTCAAGAACGGCAGTAGCGACGGAATGCCCAGCGCAGACGCAACGACCGCAAACGCACGAGCCGTCGTATTACGCACGTACTCGTCGATATTGTCGATGTCCGGGCGCATCGTTGAGATCATTGTAGCAAGTCCAGCCGCCTTTGCCAGGTTGGAAATGATCTCTCGACCTTCCACGCGCGCGTAGTAATCCTCATCGATGAGCAGCGGTTCGATCACGACCAGAATCTTGTGCACGTACGGACGGACCAAATCGTCCAGCTTGTACAGAATACGATCAATCACCTTTACCAGCAGATGTCGTTCCTGGTCCTCGAGGGTGGGGCTCATCAGCAGGGGCAGGATTTGATTAAACAGTGGACCCGCACCGAACTCGCGCGATTTGTCCGTAATCTGTCGCAGTGCCGCCTTGCGCATCGGTGGCGTACCGTTCTTGATCTTGAGCAGAAGCTTCATGATTTTGCGCTCCTTCTGCTCCTCCGGACTGAGCGAATCTTCGTCCACCTCGACCAGCAGCTTGTCGAAGTATTGCGCATCTTCCGGCTTCATGAAGGGCAGATTTCCCTTTGGCTGGTTATCCACGAACTTGGCCGATTTGTCCTCTGTTTGGATGAAAAAGGCGGCCGGCG
This window of the Anopheles moucheti chromosome X, idAnoMoucSN_F20_07, whole genome shotgun sequence genome carries:
- the LOC128307272 gene encoding pro-resilin-like, whose protein sequence is MSIKVLVLFGVMLSVCVVRLHAAPQAEKYEAYEYKYEVKDPEKQLFFDKNEAGDTAGKVTGRYSVWLPDGRLMTIKYIVDKEGGFQPEVDFQDNANPLSG
- the LOC128306405 gene encoding splicing factor 3B subunit 1-like, which gives rise to MDNTVRTHEDIESHIRDLQAKKKELNAEAAKDKGVGLADRGYFDSELYDGGDSGSKFEGYVTSIAPNDDIDDEEDEGMPIGRNNRPNGHTAPTALLNEMAQGEDYDPFAERRKPTVAEKEDEYRQKRRRLVISPDRVDPFADGGKTPDVGSRSYMEIMREQMLKGEEAELRKKIQEKAKDGSLKISMTGQAAKPAPVETKKRGRWDQAVDVQFVAPKKLAVPATPTWDAEKTPADHRWDETPGHKGSETPGATPNVRIWDATPAHVSGAATTPGRETPAEKSTRRNRWDETPKTERETPGHSWAETPRADRVSSDGVLLDATTPASKRRSRWDETPSNATPSAMTPSIAMTPTPHGTTTPGHATPLLTPGGTTPVGHKAMAMATPTPGHLASMTPEQLQAYRWEKEIDERNRPFTDEELDVLFPPGYKILPPPAGYIPIRTPARKLTATPTPIAGTPAAFFIQTEDKSAKFVDNQPKGNLPFMKPEDAQYFDKLLVEVDEDSLSPEEQKERKIMKLLLKIKNGTPPMRKAALRQITDKSREFGAGPLFNQILPLLMSPTLEDQERHLLVKVIDRILYKLDDLVRPYVHKILVVIEPLLIDEDYYARVEGREIISNLAKAAGLATMISTMRPDIDNIDEYVRNTTARAFAVVASALGIPSLLPFLKAVCKSKKSWQARHTGIKIVQQIAILMGCAILPHLKSLVEIIEHGLVDEQQKVRTITALALAALAEAATPYGIESFDSVLKPLWKGIRTHRGKGLAAFLKAIGYLIPLMDAEYANYYTREVMLILIREFQSPDEEMKKIVLKVVKQCCATDGVEAQYIKEEILPHFFKHFWNHRMALDRRNYRQLVDTTVEIANKVGASEIINRVVDDLKDENEQYRKMVMETIEKIMANLGAADIDSRLEEQLIDGILYAFQEQTTEDVVMLNGFGTVVNQLSKRVKPYLPQICGTILWRLNNKSAKVRQQAADLISRIAVVMKTCQEEKLMGHLGVVLYEYLGEEYPEVLGSILGALKAIVNVIGMTKMTPPIKDLLPRLTPILKNRHEKVQENCIDLVGRIADRGPEYVSAREWMRICFELLELLKAHKKAIRRATVNTFGYIAKAIGPHDVLATLLNNLKVQERQNRVCTTVAIAIVAETCRPFTVLPALMNEYRVPELNVQNGVLKSLSFLFEYIGEMGKDYIYAVCPLLEDALMDRDLVHRQTACAAIKHMSLGVYGFGCEDALIHLLNYVWPNIFETSPHLVQAFMDAVEGLRVALGPIKILQYTLQGLFHPARKVRDVYWKIYNSLYIGAQDALIAGYPRITNDPKNQYVRYELEYNL